Genomic window (Bacteroidales bacterium):
CATTACGGTTATGAGGTACAGATCGACAATAAACCGGAACTCTCGGGGGAAGATGAATACCATTACTCGGGAACGCTCTATTCCCTTACCAAACCACTGGCAAAACCCTGTAAACCCGGCCCTGAATGGAATACATACGAAATCACCCTCGACGGACTCCGCACCATTGTGTATGTGAATGGTGTGAAGGTTACCGACTATACAGAAGGACAGGCGGTACCGGATCGCAAATTCGATTTTGAACCTGTTCGCGGTCCCCGGCCTGACTCAGGGTATTTCGGTATCCAGAACCATAGCGATAACGACGTAGTTTTCTTTAAAGAAATTGCCATTAAGCCTTTGAAAAAATAATTTCCTAACCTGTTAAACCAAACTGTATGAAAACCAAAGTATCCCGCCGCCGGTTTCTGCAAACCGGTACGGCTGCTGTCGGAGGACTGGTCGCCGCCGGCAGCATACCCCTGAAAGCTGAAGCACCGGCATTCTCTGCAAAAAAAGTTCCTCCTGGTGAGCGTCTGCGATTCGGCATTATTGGTGTCGGCATGCAAGGCTCCGGGTTGCTGGCAAATGCCATCAGCCTTCCCGGAGTGGAATGCGTTGCAGCAGCTGATCTTTACGATGGACGGCATGTGCTTGCCAAAGAAATTACCGGAAACCCGGCGCTTTTTACAACCCGTGATTACAGGAAAATTCTCGACCGAAAAGACATTGACTGCATCATTGCCGCCGTTCCCGACCACTGGCACCGGAAAATTGTTGTCGACGCCTGCGATGCCGGCAAGGATGTGTACATCGAAAAACCTATGTCGCATAAGGTATCAGACGGCTTCGATATGGTGGAAGCAGCCCGCAGGAACAACCGCATCGTAATGGTGGGCTCGCAGCGTGTAAGCTCCACTTTGTGCGCCAAAGCACGGGAAATGTATCAGAACGGCGCCATCGGTGAAGTGTCGATGATCGAACTGACCCTGGGGCGTAACGATCCTACAGGAGCATGGCAGTATCCTCCTCCTCCCGACCTTTCGCCGCAGACACTTGACTGGGATACCTGGCTGAACGGCGCTCCAAAAATTCCATTCGATCCGTACCGTTTTGCCCGCTGGAGATGCTGGAAAGAATACGGTACGGGCGTAGCCGGCGACCTGATGGTGCACCTTATCAGCGGTATGCTGTTTACTCTCGGATGGAACGAAGTTCCCAGGTCCGCCTCTTCCCTCGGAGGTATCTTCCGCTGGAAAGACGGTCGGAATATGCCCGATTTGCATACGGTTCTCTTCGATTACCATGGAATTCCGGTCTATGTGCGGCTCGGACTGGGAACTGAAACCCAGGAACTGGCAAGGTTTATGGGACCAAAAGGAATTCTCGACCTCGGAGAGTTCAGCCTGCGCTATGCTCCCCAGCCGGGAATTGACCTCGCCCCCAGTTATTATGCAGCCGGATTCCCTTCAAAACTCCGCGCCGAATACGAGGAAAAATGGTACAAGGAAAATGCCCCGGCACCAGGAAAGGAACCCCTTTACGATGAAGTATTTTACCGCGGACATGATTATGACGACATGAAACCCCACCTGCTGGCCTTCTTTGAAGCCGTGAAATCACGACAGCCTGTTGTGGAAGATGCCGTTTTTGGAAACCATGCCGCCCTGGCCTGCCACATGGCCAACGAATCATACTTCAGGCAAAAGCCCGTATTCTGGGATGAATCTTCCCGATCCATCCGCGATTGAGAAAAAAGAAAAAGGGGATGTCTCAAAACGTTGTTTTTCGACATCCCCTTTACGTGGGCTGTGCAGGATTCGAACCAGCGACCTCATGCGTGTGAAGCATGCGCTCTGAACCAACTGAGCTAACAGCCCTTGCAACAGTGCGCAAAGATAAAAAAGTTCGCCGAAAAGCATGGAGCAATTCCATGAAAAAAATTTTGCAGAAACAAAAATGCCGTTTATATTTGCACTCCCTTTTCAGGGGTTACCGGGGCGCTTAGCTCAGTTGGTTCAGAGCACCTGCCTTACAAGCAGGGGGTCATAAGTTCGAATCTTATAGCGCCCACTCGTCCGGATACATCTTTTTGTTTGTATCCAACCTATCCAGGATAATTCTTACCAGCCGGGTTTCAAACTGCATTCCGGCTGTTTTTCGATAATAATCAAATGATTTCATAAAATACCGACTTATTATCCCCGGGTTGTATACATGCTTTTGCCGTTAAGCCATTTTACCATGACGCAATTGATCTAAGCCGGCTCTGTTGCGTAGAATTTTCCGAACCAAAACCCTGATAAACCCAAATGATAACCTTTTATAGCTTAATGTAAATATCGTAAATTTGTATTTTGTTAAAATTTACATTTCATACTTTTTCAAGTTAAATAATGAGCAATCTGACCAAATTCAGCAACATTTTCAATAATTTCCCCTTCCGAAAGATTGATGAACAAATTGAACTACCCGTTTAATGGTGCGTCATATTTCGAATATTCCTCTTACAACTTTCAGAAAATTTCTTGAATCTAAGGGTCTAAAAATTATTCGTACCAGAGGAGGGTACGAAATCTGGTCCAGAAAGGATTTGCACAGGCCGGTTGTAATGCAGTCACTCATATCACCTGTCCCTGAATTTATTGTAAATCAGATATTAAAAACAATCGGATCAAATCGCGAAGAACTCGGAAGATTTATGAATTCATAATTATTTCTAATTTAGTTGCTGGTTAAAAAGCTTACCATTTTCAATTGAAAAAATATGAAACCACAAATTTTTGCCGCCCTTTTAATCAGCACAGTTTCCCTTTCTAATGGCTTTAGCCAGAATCAGAAGACCCTTGCCGAGCGGCTTGGATACCCGGCCAATGCCAAATTGCTCATTATTCATGCCGATGATATGGGCCTTTCGCATTCTACCAACATGGCTGTTATCAAAGCCTTTGAAGCAGGAGGAGTAACCTCAGGCAGCGTGATGGTTCCCTGTCCCTGGTTCCCCGAAATTGCCGATTATGTAAAACAGCACCCCGGACTGGACGCAGGCATCCATACTACTCTGACGTCCGAATGGAAATTCTATAAGTGGGACGGGGTTCTGCCTTCCTCCCGGATCCCGAGCCTGATCGATACCAACGGATACTTCTACGATGAAGTTGCCCCGTTTGCAAAGCATGCCCGGGCCGATGAGGTGGAAAAGGAACTTCGCGCCCAGATCGACAGGGCCATTGCTTTCGGCATTGACCCGACCCACATCGACAACCACATGGGCACCATTCTTGCCCGTCCCGACCTGTTTGAAACGGCTCTGAAGCTTGCCATGGAATACAGACTGCCCATCCTGATACCCTCGCAGATGATCAAAATGTATGCACCGCAGTTTCTCGAAA
Coding sequences:
- a CDS encoding DUF1080 domain-containing protein, which produces HYGYEVQIDNKPELSGEDEYHYSGTLYSLTKPLAKPCKPGPEWNTYEITLDGLRTIVYVNGVKVTDYTEGQAVPDRKFDFEPVRGPRPDSGYFGIQNHSDNDVVFFKEIAIKPLKK
- a CDS encoding Gfo/Idh/MocA family oxidoreductase, translating into MKTKVSRRRFLQTGTAAVGGLVAAGSIPLKAEAPAFSAKKVPPGERLRFGIIGVGMQGSGLLANAISLPGVECVAAADLYDGRHVLAKEITGNPALFTTRDYRKILDRKDIDCIIAAVPDHWHRKIVVDACDAGKDVYIEKPMSHKVSDGFDMVEAARRNNRIVMVGSQRVSSTLCAKAREMYQNGAIGEVSMIELTLGRNDPTGAWQYPPPPDLSPQTLDWDTWLNGAPKIPFDPYRFARWRCWKEYGTGVAGDLMVHLISGMLFTLGWNEVPRSASSLGGIFRWKDGRNMPDLHTVLFDYHGIPVYVRLGLGTETQELARFMGPKGILDLGEFSLRYAPQPGIDLAPSYYAAGFPSKLRAEYEEKWYKENAPAPGKEPLYDEVFYRGHDYDDMKPHLLAFFEAVKSRQPVVEDAVFGNHAALACHMANESYFRQKPVFWDESSRSIRD
- a CDS encoding ChbG/HpnK family deacetylase, with amino-acid sequence MKPQIFAALLISTVSLSNGFSQNQKTLAERLGYPANAKLLIIHADDMGLSHSTNMAVIKAFEAGGVTSGSVMVPCPWFPEIADYVKQHPGLDAGIHTTLTSEWKFYKWDGVLPSSRIPSLIDTNGYFYDEVAPFAKHARADEVEKELRAQIDRAIAFGIDPTHIDNHMGTILARPDLFETALKLAMEYRLPILIPSQMIKMYAPQFLEKIPPYFAMVDNLQMLNAWPKDNNWPEAYKQMVQNLVPGLNEIIVHLSYDNEEMKAIAIDHPDFGSAWRQNDLNLVLNPEFQKILKDNHIIFITWKQIRDLMRREMDTPNSR